The Pangasianodon hypophthalmus isolate fPanHyp1 chromosome 2, fPanHyp1.pri, whole genome shotgun sequence genome window below encodes:
- the LOC113538391 gene encoding polymeric immunoglobulin receptor: MKILLIFTLCLISDGRSSKEVRGYSGGGVHIKCKYDKKYTEKQKYFCKDSWLVCSVQIKTGNKNKWVNSGRFSLFDDTNSTEIRVMIRELNIEDTGKYQFGIDIGWKRDIHTPVELEVKEGAMISKEVTAYAGGGINIKYRYEDEYKYKPKFFCKIGTHQWCFNRITTKLNSELVRDGRFSVHDYRSAGFFSVFISELITKDTGIYACTVVVSDEIEIYTVVKLNVREDLFYEKSIMKTVHVRGDLKVNCKYPESHRSDPKFLCRRLQESACSYYTTVKESRKYVNMGKLSLYDDRAKQIFTVSIRNVTEQDSGEYWCGAEAGVESKVYFTQINLTVTDPRVSVSTSKPTQPSSSSSSSFTPLLLTNKHKSWPTPAFPPTGFPASTKITVSVILLLLLLIGISFLTLTLLKRCKMQGTASTGRSSVQDSGNNQGVSLDVREFEEIKDTRHLSASDTGTSTVYSTVQKPTIPSDPQTVYTNTELPTSPCDFAHTVYSTAQLPTNPPDQDIYSTAQLPPSLSAEKSAEGLTQQ, from the exons ATGAAGATCCTCCTCATCTTCACCCTCTGCCTGATCTCAG ATGGCAGAAGCTCCAAGGAAGTAAGAGGATATTCAGGAGGAGGAGTCCATATCAAGTGCAAGTAtgataaaaaatacacagaaaaacaaaaatatttctgtaaggaTTCATGGCTAGTTTGTTCTGTCCAAATAaagacaggaaataaaaataagtggGTAAATTCAGGAAGATTCTCTCTGTTTGATGACACCAATTCAACGGAGATCAGGGTGATGATCAGAGAGCTCAATATAGAGGACACCGGGAAGTACCAGTTTGGAATTGATATAGGTTGGAAGAGAGACATTCACACACCTGTGGAACTGGAAGTAAAGGAAG GGGCCATGATCTCTAAAGAAGTGACTGCATATGCAGGGGGAGGAATCAACATCAAGTACAGATATGAGgatgaatataaatacaaaccaaaatTTTTCTGTAAGATTGGAACACATCAGTGGTGTTTTAATCGAAtaacaacaaaactaaacagTGAATTGGTACGGGATGGCAGATTCTCAGTTCATGACTACAGAAGTGCAGGattcttcagtgtgtttatcagCGAGCTGATTACGAAGGACACTGGAATATACGCGTGTACTGTTGTTGTGTCTGATGAAATCGAGATCTACACTGTTGTGAAGCTGAATGTAAGAGAAG ATCTGTTCTATGAGAAGTCCATCATGAAGACTGTCCATGTAAGAGGAGATTTGAAGGTCAACTGTAAATACCCAGAATCCCACAGGAGTGACCCCAAGTTTCTCTGCAGGAGGCTGCAAGAGTCTGCTTGTTCTTATTATACAACTGTTAAAGAAAGtagaaaatatgtaaatatgggGAAATTGTCCCTGTATGATGACAGAGCAAAACAAATCTTCACTGTGAGCATTAGAAATGTAACTGAGCAGGACTCTGGTGAATACTGGTGCGGAGCTGAAGCAGGTGTGGAGTCGAAGGTTTATTTCACACAGATCAACCTGACAGTTACTG aTCCACGTGTTTCAGTTTCAACCTCAAAGCCAACAcaaccttcatcatcatcatcatcatcatttacaCCATTACTtctcacaaataaacacaaatcctGGCCTACTCCAGCCTTTCCTCCAACAG GATTTCCAGCTTCCACTAAGATCACTGTGTCTGTaattctgctgctgctgcttctgatTGGAATCTCATTCCTCACTTTGACTCTACTAAAGAGATGCAAGATGCAAG GCACAGCTTCTACTGGCAGGAGTTCTGTCCAAGACTCAGGAAACAACCAAGGG GTTTCTCTTGATGTCCGTGAGTTCGAGGAGATTAAAGACACCAGACACCTTTCTGCCTCAGATACTGGAACTTCCACAGTTTACTCTACTGTTCAAAAACCCACGATCCCCTCTGATCCTCAAACTGTTTACACAAACACTGAGTTACCTACAAGCCCATGTGATTTTGCACATACTGTTTATTCTACTGCTCAACTACCCACAAACCCTCCTGATCAGGACATCTACTCCACAGCTCAGTTACCCCCAAGTCTCTCGGCTGAGAAATCTGCTGAAGGTCTGACACAACAGTGA